Proteins encoded within one genomic window of Propionispora vibrioides:
- a CDS encoding polya polymerase, with protein MKITNITDVKRFFEVLDQCKGRVELVTNEGDRLNLKSKLSQYVALSNLFSEAKIDEMEIIASEPEDVSLLLQYLIRG; from the coding sequence ATGAAAATAACGAACATAACCGATGTCAAGCGTTTCTTTGAAGTCCTGGATCAATGCAAAGGGCGGGTGGAGCTGGTTACCAATGAAGGGGATCGGTTAAACCTGAAATCAAAGTTGTCACAGTATGTTGCTTTATCAAACCTCTTTAGCGAAGCAAAAATTGACGAAATGGAAATCATTGCGTCCGAGCCGGAAGATGTTAGTTTATTATTACAGTATTTAATCAGGGGATAA